One Halorarum halophilum DNA window includes the following coding sequences:
- a CDS encoding DUF7344 domain-containing protein has protein sequence MSDYEQPGERGNVQCDVDEFIRQVNPPPRDVLDMEFVYEALAHSRRRYLIYSLLSSTRWSLDDLATKLVAWERDSSEAEVAPLHRDEMYVSLFHVHIPKLVELDILAFEAGDEEVIRAAENVPQVLAVLEGAGASLDAAQELHARQDDSEE, from the coding sequence ATGAGCGACTATGAACAGCCGGGCGAGCGGGGTAACGTCCAGTGCGACGTCGACGAGTTCATTCGTCAGGTCAACCCCCCACCCAGGGACGTGCTCGACATGGAGTTTGTGTATGAAGCGTTGGCCCATTCGAGACGTCGGTACCTCATTTATTCGCTCCTGTCCAGCACACGCTGGTCACTGGACGACTTGGCAACGAAACTCGTCGCCTGGGAACGGGACAGTTCAGAGGCGGAAGTCGCTCCACTTCACCGTGACGAGATGTATGTCTCGCTCTTCCATGTCCACATCCCGAAGCTCGTTGAACTGGACATCCTCGCGTTCGAGGCAGGCGACGAGGAGGTCATCAGAGCCGCCGAGAACGTCCCCCAGGTCCTGGCGGTCCTGGAGGGCGCGGGAGCGAGCCTTGACGCGGCCCAGGAACTGCACGCACGACAGGACGACTCCGAGGAGTGA
- a CDS encoding 4Fe-4S binding protein, whose amino-acid sequence MGQPEREWHLTLTDNRPIQFLLTNRYVQPAVHVVTVSIFAWAIWSAFMGPQNPDTNFGSVAFFGLWWSSVMLISLVVLGRVWCYFCPMGAIVRFTQRFGLKRHFPMFTGPNARVFGISLSVISITAITFLFARMPMYKLGVVFSPRLIGYYFLSFTTLTVGVSLVFQRQAFCRYICPATGVMSVTSKLSPFEIRQESETGVPCATLEYQSEYLSTDRRCVSCMKCTTQQPDEDVGLRVRWPGIAAVHQRIPLADEALLVIILWAVFPVDHVLGDHAAALVPLGEPWSDVIAYSVSVGAAIGAYLGANALGTWWSSVDWEASFTRFAYAYLPFSIMYMLGNHVIPGLMEEGGALLNVFFRGIGVPLALPEALASPSTIATWEWVSVTIWPLIAILWGVAIVWYSAKFLTKSDQQAIKAIAPHVVLLVVSTAWIIGLFGPLH is encoded by the coding sequence ATGGGCCAGCCCGAACGAGAATGGCATCTGACGCTGACAGATAATCGACCAATCCAGTTTCTGCTTACGAATCGCTACGTCCAACCGGCCGTCCACGTGGTGACGGTCTCAATCTTCGCGTGGGCGATCTGGTCGGCATTCATGGGTCCCCAAAACCCAGATACCAATTTCGGGAGCGTCGCGTTCTTCGGGCTCTGGTGGTCGTCGGTCATGCTCATCAGTCTGGTCGTGCTCGGTCGTGTCTGGTGTTACTTCTGTCCGATGGGCGCCATCGTCCGGTTTACCCAGCGATTCGGACTGAAGCGGCATTTCCCGATGTTCACCGGTCCGAATGCTCGCGTCTTTGGAATCTCCCTGTCAGTCATCTCGATCACCGCCATTACATTCCTCTTCGCACGGATGCCGATGTACAAACTCGGCGTCGTGTTCTCGCCACGGTTGATTGGCTATTACTTCCTCAGTTTCACCACCCTCACGGTCGGTGTGAGCCTCGTCTTCCAGCGCCAGGCGTTCTGTCGATATATCTGTCCGGCGACTGGGGTGATGAGCGTCACGTCGAAGCTCTCACCGTTCGAGATCCGTCAGGAGTCCGAGACCGGCGTCCCATGTGCGACGCTCGAATACCAGAGCGAGTACCTGAGCACGGACCGGCGCTGTGTCTCGTGTATGAAGTGTACGACCCAGCAACCGGATGAGGATGTTGGGCTGCGCGTTCGCTGGCCAGGAATCGCTGCCGTTCACCAACGCATCCCGCTCGCCGACGAGGCGCTCCTTGTCATCATCCTCTGGGCGGTCTTTCCGGTCGACCACGTCCTGGGCGATCACGCAGCAGCGCTCGTCCCACTTGGTGAGCCTTGGTCGGACGTGATTGCGTACTCCGTCAGCGTCGGCGCCGCGATCGGCGCGTATCTGGGAGCAAACGCGCTCGGTACGTGGTGGAGCAGCGTCGACTGGGAAGCGTCCTTCACGCGCTTCGCGTACGCCTATCTCCCATTCAGTATCATGTACATGCTGGGCAACCACGTTATTCCCGGGTTGATGGAGGAAGGTGGGGCTCTCTTGAATGTGTTTTTCCGGGGAATCGGCGTTCCCCTAGCTCTCCCGGAGGCATTGGCCAGCCCATCGACAATCGCTACTTGGGAATGGGTCAGTGTGACGATTTGGCCATTGATTGCTATCCTATGGGGCGTTGCCATTGTCTGGTATAGCGCAAAATTCCTAACTAAGTCTGACCAGCAGGCGATCAAAGCGATTGCTCCCCACGTCGTCCTCCTGGTCGTCTCAACGGCCTGGATAATTGGTCTGTTCGGCCCTCTGCACTAA
- a CDS encoding phage NrS-1 polymerase family protein, whose amino-acid sequence MSENSVTNPVGVPREFVDVDQWICWREEERDGKPTKIPITPGTGVFASSTDPETWTNFETALEYIRSDEADGLGFVFSENDPFVGIDLDDCRDPETSSIDDDARDIVNRLDSYTEISPSGTGFHVLVEGELPEGGNRHGSVEMYESARFFTMTGDRVDVKPQSVEERQDALVEVHREYVQEPSMGGREMSEETTHSVDTGAAGLPEESVTEVKFSDEELLEKARNASNGEKFDRLWRGGTSGYPSQSEADMALCCLLAFWTGGDAMWVDQLFRKSDLYREKWDEIRYSNEDTYGERTVKRAIDNTGEFYEPSKGSETAEQEESDGFDEEVTAVSNGPSAEKKGAEVGEPMGAPQAETSESTETAQTEVGEPIEPTEAETGGWSDGRERAYLNERNKVLSAKFEQREATVEGQRERIETLETELTELRTSLASTTNDQMSQDETSADESDSLGRSIWEKAKRLVDGSHS is encoded by the coding sequence ATGAGTGAAAACAGTGTCACAAATCCGGTAGGAGTACCACGTGAGTTCGTCGACGTCGACCAGTGGATCTGCTGGCGCGAAGAGGAGCGCGACGGGAAGCCAACCAAGATTCCCATTACCCCAGGGACGGGGGTGTTCGCCTCGTCTACTGATCCGGAGACGTGGACCAACTTCGAGACTGCACTCGAGTACATCCGGAGCGACGAGGCGGATGGACTCGGCTTCGTGTTCAGTGAGAACGATCCGTTCGTCGGGATCGACCTTGATGACTGCCGGGATCCAGAAACATCGAGCATCGACGACGACGCTCGTGACATCGTCAACCGGCTTGATTCTTACACGGAAATCTCCCCGTCGGGGACTGGATTCCACGTCCTGGTCGAAGGGGAGTTGCCCGAGGGCGGGAACCGCCACGGGAGCGTGGAGATGTACGAGTCGGCGCGGTTCTTCACCATGACGGGCGATCGCGTCGACGTTAAGCCGCAGAGCGTGGAAGAACGGCAGGATGCGCTCGTCGAGGTGCATCGTGAGTACGTTCAGGAGCCGTCGATGGGCGGCAGGGAGATGTCGGAAGAGACGACTCATTCGGTCGATACCGGGGCAGCCGGCCTTCCGGAGGAATCGGTAACGGAGGTCAAGTTCTCCGACGAAGAACTGCTTGAGAAGGCGCGGAACGCATCGAACGGCGAGAAGTTCGACCGATTGTGGCGAGGCGGGACGAGCGGATATCCGAGTCAGTCGGAAGCGGATATGGCGCTGTGTTGTCTGCTGGCATTCTGGACGGGTGGAGACGCGATGTGGGTGGACCAGTTGTTCCGCAAGTCGGACCTCTACCGAGAGAAATGGGACGAAATCCGCTACTCGAACGAGGACACCTACGGTGAACGGACGGTCAAGCGCGCCATCGACAACACTGGCGAGTTCTACGAGCCCTCGAAAGGGAGTGAGACGGCCGAGCAGGAGGAATCCGACGGCTTCGACGAAGAGGTCACAGCAGTGTCGAACGGTCCGTCGGCCGAGAAAAAAGGAGCGGAAGTGGGCGAGCCTATGGGAGCACCACAGGCAGAGACGAGCGAGTCAACGGAAACAGCACAGACGGAGGTGGGGGAACCAATTGAGCCGACGGAAGCCGAAACAGGTGGGTGGTCGGATGGGCGTGAACGTGCCTATCTCAACGAACGGAACAAGGTTCTCTCGGCGAAATTCGAACAACGAGAGGCCACAGTCGAAGGACAGCGCGAACGGATCGAGACGCTCGAAACGGAACTCACAGAACTCCGAACATCATTAGCGTCGACCACAAACGATCAGATGTCCCAAGACGAGACATCTGCCGACGAATCGGACTCATTGGGTAGATCTATCTGGGAAAAGGCAAAGCGGCTGGTAGACGGCAGTCACTCGTAG
- a CDS encoding ATP-binding protein encodes MSNAREYLRVRPSSQSLHTEAIPRLIESLHKVTVEESTSGVTRLLPGDGSYPPQFEFLALSEGADEPVEFYVGADGDLTTLEDRLESMYPTTFDIDRVEMDVAHRLVHPVEYQREEFADRLDSDSLYYTPGAADMIDDGTSGLSILGDGGLLTREKQETEGDTDDNETGESDDPADEENEADDEEDIPDPTAVEYSNGTFRLDDAQRCVEPTTLTRPTLTDDGTVLARPPINDLTPMGVRWHALAAEHKQDWMMTIADFHDQTASPSDDSERRVPLATIIDHLVESEAPIAFQVVFRRKADWSPDAWQRKHDIKHNLDTWYGKIWDFIEPTTPDEHELSDRDEMRLDQLDDKQPKRTFTVNARAVAIPSDDTTEEELDTRLDALASGFDALDGEFYQFNGHRLRGSGFRQSKKEQYARSALERLLDRKLVTGGRKTRFDFTFNASELANLITVPSGENLSMEGRRGTDAKQESQNPLQRPAPDHADSFHDTGGLAIGRALDETGTPEDDPTYVPPSLLPTHYGRFGTTGSGKSKALINDALSLYEHTDGPIVLVDPKGDGLPENYMRSHAARFGVDDMEENVVHFSIPDILPGFSFFNLRPALDNGLSRIDAIQRTADHYEEILKLTMGSAKYESATVAPTLIRALISALFDAEYGRDNGQYRADEDYFAHRQLEYALDQLWQAGPPKPQPEHAPQSSDPDDRRRIDRQLQLDQTAFSRVMGGVSNRLAYVSQDGRLRDIFNNTDQEFDFREVLDDDTVVIFDLGNLRAEPTKLLSGLILSNLEDALREQSDDLSDKPEEYVVNLLVDEAASVVTSDIMNRLLEQGRGFRLSVGLSMQFPEQIEEEGGRRLYLNALNNIGTTLVGKISVDREIAEAMAHEEMSPREFKDRIASLPRGEWIAQVPSPTFGETGPKPFSVDPLPIPEGHPESDEPLTGEKSKRVESAIDRVQTRTDEVFGVPEPEPEPRDSPEDVQERLSTTNADLDQALAKVVRTIQLRHEVREENGEVPVEEVDEELRELFTAGDENVEPPSYDELGAVRERSQLLTVGLDTEEDQLVISLTERGEEAVAPDTGDVQAAGSEDHDNAVYEAERALTTAGFNTTVVPQDGSEQPDGRATHPDLDDEFVIEVETTTPSKPAKLLTNLRKAQDEEAIPLFIVRPEENDSYWAERIEGILHPPVKEIDDSNEIRLYTFPHQLEVRHIETGQRLTAVRPATSNDDTRMSMWRRDEETGDAVLPVEGDSDDARIQRVDTAMDRDVPAVYTYDPDINQYIVLEDDTTHTYDSKEAFETEWVPIKKPFIPERELPVPEYTHDAYAIVILPEGGDPVVYQQGETAPIETLVDDGPQLATAEADDQLDQTEATSAETVPSNPDGSPEETPSTIEPDKAEAESDPNPEATAEAAEESDQANSIADLDKKEALGIFADQHLTETDEDVAVRKSKVYSAYESWADDLGVEVVSNSWFTRRLKEYIEVETDRQRIDGELTHLFVSFTLDTEDDST; translated from the coding sequence ATGAGCAACGCTCGTGAGTACCTCCGAGTGCGCCCCTCGTCACAGTCGCTTCACACCGAGGCGATCCCGCGACTGATCGAGAGTCTCCACAAGGTCACGGTCGAGGAGTCCACGAGTGGCGTCACACGGCTGTTGCCCGGAGACGGGTCGTATCCCCCGCAGTTCGAGTTCCTCGCGCTGAGTGAGGGCGCAGACGAGCCTGTGGAGTTCTACGTCGGCGCCGACGGCGACCTGACCACGTTGGAAGACCGACTGGAGTCGATGTACCCGACCACGTTCGACATCGACCGTGTGGAGATGGACGTCGCCCACCGACTCGTCCATCCGGTCGAGTACCAGCGAGAGGAGTTTGCCGACCGGCTCGACAGCGACTCGCTCTACTACACGCCCGGTGCGGCCGACATGATTGACGACGGCACGAGCGGGCTGAGCATTCTCGGTGACGGCGGTTTGCTGACGAGAGAGAAGCAGGAGACCGAGGGAGACACGGACGACAACGAGACGGGCGAGAGTGACGACCCTGCTGACGAGGAGAACGAAGCAGACGACGAAGAGGACATCCCCGATCCGACGGCGGTTGAGTATAGCAACGGCACGTTCCGTCTCGATGACGCACAGCGTTGCGTCGAGCCAACCACGCTCACCCGCCCGACGCTCACCGACGACGGGACAGTCCTCGCCCGGCCACCGATCAACGACCTCACACCGATGGGCGTCCGGTGGCACGCGCTCGCCGCAGAGCACAAGCAAGACTGGATGATGACCATCGCCGATTTCCACGACCAGACGGCCTCCCCGTCCGACGACTCCGAGCGGCGGGTGCCGCTCGCGACGATCATTGACCATCTCGTTGAATCCGAGGCACCCATCGCCTTCCAGGTCGTGTTCCGGCGGAAGGCAGACTGGTCGCCCGACGCGTGGCAGCGCAAACACGACATCAAACACAATCTAGATACGTGGTATGGGAAGATCTGGGACTTCATCGAACCCACCACGCCCGACGAACACGAACTGAGCGACCGTGACGAGATGCGGCTAGATCAGCTCGACGACAAACAGCCCAAGCGGACGTTCACAGTCAACGCCCGTGCCGTCGCAATCCCGAGCGACGACACGACTGAGGAAGAACTGGATACGCGCCTTGACGCCCTTGCCTCAGGCTTCGACGCGCTCGATGGCGAGTTCTACCAGTTCAACGGCCACCGCCTGCGCGGGAGCGGCTTCCGTCAGAGCAAGAAAGAGCAGTACGCCCGGAGCGCCCTCGAACGTCTACTGGACCGTAAACTCGTCACCGGTGGCCGCAAGACTCGGTTTGATTTCACGTTCAACGCCAGCGAACTCGCGAACCTCATCACGGTTCCGTCGGGGGAAAATCTCTCGATGGAGGGCCGCCGAGGGACCGACGCGAAACAGGAGAGCCAGAATCCGCTCCAACGGCCGGCGCCTGATCACGCCGATTCCTTCCACGACACGGGTGGGCTGGCGATCGGCCGAGCGTTGGACGAGACAGGGACGCCCGAGGACGACCCGACCTACGTCCCGCCGTCGCTCCTCCCGACCCACTACGGCCGGTTCGGGACCACTGGGTCAGGCAAGTCGAAGGCGCTGATCAACGACGCGCTGTCGCTGTACGAACATACGGACGGGCCAATCGTCCTGGTCGACCCGAAGGGTGACGGCCTGCCCGAGAACTACATGCGGTCCCACGCCGCCCGCTTCGGCGTCGACGACATGGAGGAGAACGTCGTCCATTTCTCGATCCCCGACATTCTGCCCGGCTTCTCGTTCTTCAATCTCCGACCGGCGCTCGACAATGGCCTGAGTCGGATCGATGCGATCCAGCGGACCGCCGACCACTACGAGGAGATCCTGAAGCTCACGATGGGAAGCGCCAAGTACGAGAGCGCGACCGTCGCTCCGACGCTCATTCGGGCGCTCATCTCCGCGCTTTTCGACGCCGAGTATGGGCGAGACAACGGCCAGTACCGCGCGGATGAAGACTACTTCGCCCATCGGCAGCTCGAATACGCGCTTGATCAGTTGTGGCAAGCCGGGCCACCCAAGCCACAGCCCGAACACGCGCCGCAATCGAGCGATCCCGACGACCGGCGGCGGATCGACCGGCAACTCCAGTTGGACCAGACAGCGTTCAGTCGCGTGATGGGAGGGGTCAGCAACCGCCTCGCGTATGTTTCACAGGACGGGCGGCTGCGAGACATCTTCAACAACACTGACCAAGAGTTCGACTTTCGGGAGGTGCTTGATGACGATACGGTCGTCATCTTCGACCTTGGCAATCTGCGGGCCGAACCGACGAAACTTCTGAGCGGCCTGATTCTGAGCAACCTCGAGGACGCGCTTCGCGAGCAGTCGGACGACCTCTCCGACAAGCCCGAGGAGTACGTGGTCAATCTCCTCGTCGACGAGGCGGCGTCGGTTGTCACGTCGGACATCATGAATCGACTGCTGGAACAGGGTCGTGGCTTCCGGCTGTCGGTCGGGTTGTCGATGCAGTTCCCCGAACAGATCGAGGAGGAAGGTGGCCGGCGGCTCTACCTAAACGCGCTGAACAACATCGGTACGACGCTGGTCGGGAAAATCTCGGTCGACCGCGAGATCGCGGAGGCGATGGCTCATGAGGAGATGAGCCCCCGAGAGTTCAAAGACCGAATCGCGTCGCTCCCGCGTGGGGAGTGGATCGCCCAAGTGCCGAGTCCGACGTTCGGCGAGACGGGCCCCAAGCCGTTCAGCGTCGACCCGCTACCGATCCCCGAGGGCCACCCCGAGAGCGACGAGCCGTTGACCGGCGAGAAGTCGAAGCGTGTCGAGAGCGCGATTGACCGAGTGCAGACCCGAACCGACGAGGTGTTCGGTGTACCCGAACCGGAGCCCGAGCCGCGTGACTCCCCGGAGGACGTGCAGGAGCGACTCAGCACGACGAACGCCGACCTCGATCAGGCGCTCGCGAAGGTTGTCCGCACCATCCAGCTCAGACACGAGGTGCGCGAGGAGAACGGCGAGGTGCCTGTCGAGGAGGTGGACGAGGAACTACGCGAACTGTTCACCGCCGGTGACGAAAACGTGGAGCCGCCGAGTTACGACGAACTGGGAGCGGTCCGAGAACGCTCACAGTTGCTCACTGTCGGACTCGACACAGAGGAGGACCAGCTGGTCATCTCGCTCACCGAGCGCGGCGAGGAGGCCGTCGCGCCCGACACAGGCGACGTGCAGGCGGCGGGCAGCGAAGACCACGACAACGCCGTGTACGAGGCGGAACGAGCGCTGACTACGGCAGGGTTCAATACGACGGTCGTCCCGCAGGATGGGAGCGAACAGCCCGACGGACGGGCGACCCATCCCGACTTGGACGACGAGTTCGTGATCGAAGTCGAGACCACGACACCGAGTAAGCCAGCGAAACTGCTGACGAATCTCCGAAAGGCACAGGACGAAGAGGCGATCCCGCTGTTCATCGTCCGGCCCGAGGAGAACGACTCATACTGGGCCGAGCGGATCGAGGGAATTCTGCATCCCCCGGTCAAGGAGATCGACGACAGCAACGAAATTCGCCTCTACACGTTCCCCCACCAGCTGGAGGTGCGGCACATTGAGACCGGCCAGCGGTTGACGGCTGTCCGTCCGGCGACCAGCAACGATGACACGCGAATGTCGATGTGGCGACGCGACGAGGAAACCGGAGACGCGGTTCTGCCTGTTGAAGGCGATAGCGACGATGCGCGGATTCAGCGTGTTGACACGGCGATGGACCGCGATGTGCCGGCGGTCTACACCTATGACCCCGACATCAACCAGTACATCGTTCTGGAGGACGACACCACCCACACCTACGACTCGAAAGAGGCGTTTGAGACCGAGTGGGTGCCGATCAAGAAGCCGTTCATTCCCGAACGGGAACTGCCTGTCCCCGAATACACCCACGACGCATACGCGATTGTCATCCTCCCCGAGGGTGGCGATCCGGTCGTCTACCAGCAGGGTGAGACAGCACCGATTGAGACGCTCGTTGACGACGGTCCGCAGCTGGCTACCGCGGAGGCCGACGATCAACTTGATCAGACCGAAGCGACGAGTGCTGAGACAGTACCCAGTAACCCGGACGGGTCCCCCGAGGAGACACCGTCTACGATTGAACCCGATAAAGCGGAAGCAGAGTCGGACCCCAACCCCGAGGCGACCGCTGAAGCCGCCGAGGAATCCGACCAAGCAAACAGCATTGCCGACCTCGACAAGAAGGAAGCACTCGGCATCTTCGCGGACCAGCACCTCACCGAGACTGACGAGGACGTAGCCGTTCGAAAGTCGAAGGTGTACTCAGCGTACGAGTCGTGGGCAGACGACCTTGGCGTTGAGGTAGTGAGCAATAGCTGGTTCACACGACGGCTCAAGGAGTATATCGAAGTAGAGACAGATAGACAGAGAATCGACGGTGAATTGACCCACCTCTTTGTCAGCTTCACGCTCGACACAGAGGACGACTCCACCTAA
- a CDS encoding VirB4 family type IV secretion system protein, whose amino-acid sequence MPLIKTLLDRFTSIDVDDDQTLDESDAHAQNVGPASIRLESDATRSGDQWVKTLMITDWPDTANPGHLDTITTHPSADVGLSIHAEPRETEQAITQVENAIRDLQTVHRGKQENGDPSIGLTERRISDHEDVLTQLTDESQSIFDVSAYLPVRGESKEQVEKRCQRIRAELEKQQLTVRSVDYDQSDGLVSASPVAKDTISEWLPSATTPMLGSALGALFPFSASTLIEESGVLYGYHATTDAPVVVDRFQRPNGYNVLAAAQVGSGKSVTAKLLNLREIANDSETILIMVDPLEGFRSLADELSAEHIIVGGRQQINPLEIEATPQHVLERTSKLNPYGQRVSSVMGFFTTYFGHIDSAGSGLDKEERAILGDAVHEAYRRQGITTDPATHSNGSPTVIDVFEILGEMAEDVDAFVANAESDLTEVTATESEKWGELAANLRISMRPFTGDGEFDNLAGSSDIDLEGETVSYLDLQQGEADQEIALMLQVLFDTVYERAKQTDKRVILAIDEAHYLMQSEGSLDWLERAYRHSRHHDLSVHLVTQEISDFFVHEKAEVLANESSIKLLQKLPGLSEEHRKKLGLSAREAQFLRDAKPGTRERGYSHALVCVQDKGRYPVKVTALPEEMEIVDPPEDEPNDESAVGSGVTV is encoded by the coding sequence ATGCCACTCATCAAAACGCTACTCGACCGCTTCACCAGTATCGACGTCGACGACGACCAGACACTTGACGAGTCCGACGCCCACGCCCAGAACGTCGGCCCCGCGAGTATCCGGCTCGAATCCGATGCCACCCGCTCCGGTGATCAGTGGGTCAAGACGCTCATGATCACCGACTGGCCTGATACCGCAAATCCGGGCCATCTCGACACGATCACGACCCACCCGAGCGCCGACGTTGGCCTCTCGATTCACGCCGAACCCCGTGAGACGGAACAAGCGATCACGCAGGTCGAAAACGCGATCCGTGACCTTCAGACCGTTCACCGAGGCAAACAGGAGAACGGCGATCCGTCGATTGGGCTGACCGAACGACGGATCAGCGACCACGAGGACGTGCTGACGCAGTTGACAGATGAGTCGCAGTCGATCTTCGATGTCTCGGCGTACCTCCCTGTCCGGGGGGAGTCAAAAGAACAGGTCGAAAAACGGTGCCAGCGGATTCGCGCGGAACTCGAAAAGCAACAGCTCACCGTTCGGTCGGTCGACTATGACCAGTCTGACGGACTGGTGAGCGCGAGTCCCGTCGCGAAGGACACCATCAGCGAGTGGTTGCCGAGTGCGACCACGCCGATGCTCGGCAGCGCCCTCGGTGCGCTGTTCCCGTTCTCCGCGTCGACGTTGATCGAAGAGTCCGGTGTCCTCTACGGCTACCACGCCACGACGGATGCGCCCGTAGTCGTGGACCGCTTCCAGCGGCCGAACGGCTACAACGTCCTCGCGGCGGCGCAGGTCGGGTCGGGTAAGTCAGTCACGGCAAAACTCCTGAACCTGCGTGAGATCGCCAACGACTCTGAGACGATCCTCATCATGGTCGACCCGCTGGAGGGCTTCCGGAGTCTCGCGGACGAACTCAGCGCGGAACACATCATCGTCGGTGGCCGCCAGCAGATCAACCCGCTCGAAATCGAGGCGACCCCACAGCACGTGCTGGAGCGGACCTCCAAGTTGAACCCGTACGGCCAGCGGGTGTCGAGCGTGATGGGCTTCTTCACAACCTACTTCGGACACATCGATAGCGCCGGTTCCGGGTTGGACAAGGAGGAACGAGCGATCCTCGGTGACGCCGTCCACGAGGCGTACCGGCGGCAGGGAATCACGACCGACCCGGCGACCCACAGCAACGGGAGCCCCACCGTCATCGATGTGTTTGAAATCCTTGGCGAGATGGCCGAGGACGTCGACGCGTTCGTGGCAAACGCTGAGTCGGACCTGACGGAAGTCACGGCGACCGAGTCCGAGAAGTGGGGCGAACTCGCGGCGAACCTCCGCATCTCGATGCGGCCATTCACCGGCGACGGCGAGTTCGACAACCTCGCTGGGTCGTCCGACATCGATCTCGAGGGCGAGACGGTGTCGTATCTCGACCTCCAGCAGGGTGAGGCCGACCAGGAGATTGCGCTCATGTTACAGGTACTCTTTGACACCGTGTACGAGCGCGCCAAGCAGACGGACAAACGCGTGATTCTCGCCATCGACGAGGCGCACTACCTGATGCAAAGTGAGGGGTCGCTCGACTGGCTCGAACGTGCCTATCGACACAGCCGCCACCACGACCTCAGCGTCCACCTGGTCACACAGGAGATTAGCGACTTCTTCGTTCACGAGAAAGCCGAGGTGCTGGCGAACGAGTCGTCGATCAAACTCCTCCAGAAGCTTCCCGGCCTCTCAGAAGAGCATCGGAAGAAGCTCGGTTTGAGCGCACGGGAGGCACAATTCCTTCGTGACGCCAAGCCGGGCACCCGCGAGCGTGGGTATAGTCACGCGCTCGTCTGTGTTCAGGATAAAGGCCGGTATCCGGTGAAGGTCACGGCGTTGCCCGAGGAGATGGAAATCGTCGACCCGCCGGAGGACGAGCCGAACGACGAGAGTGCCGTCGGGTCGGGGGTGACCGTATGA
- a CDS encoding cytochrome P450, which produces MAAPLPPKPSGHPILKHALLFVRNPFQFVEVATAECGDVYRMDLPTLDDIHVLTHPEQLKRVLVTDVDSFGKTEDFQRAFGSGLLSTEGAQWRRQREVMQPLFFRGQIRGYTDEMVKCAERRLATWGDNELLDVEREMRNLTLDVLFATLFGRELTPGEDEGLREAADGLNGWFEPTSWVLPPWVPTPARRDFKQSRKRLKEEVRKLLAENSSRHTPSGGPPDLLSQLQMARDTEKGPQLSTEEIEDQLVTMVFAGHETTAAALGFIWYLLATHPPIRERFHDELSTVLDGDRPAAETLPKLEFTDRIVTEALRLYPPIHTIPRRTDTEVEIDGFRIPAGEQIHLSVIDAHRDKRFYDDPYEFQPDRWTDGSEEELHDFAYIPFGGGRRTCIGREFARLEAKIILATVGQRFQFEWDSSNSLEIEPQMTMRTSNGIPMTITQR; this is translated from the coding sequence ATGGCAGCGCCTCTTCCCCCGAAACCATCTGGCCATCCCATTCTCAAACACGCACTACTATTCGTTCGCAATCCCTTCCAGTTCGTAGAGGTCGCCACCGCTGAGTGCGGGGATGTCTATCGAATGGATCTTCCCACTCTCGACGATATCCATGTCCTCACCCATCCTGAACAGCTCAAGCGTGTCCTCGTAACAGATGTTGACTCGTTTGGAAAAACGGAGGACTTCCAACGGGCGTTCGGGAGTGGTCTGCTCTCAACGGAAGGCGCACAGTGGCGGCGGCAACGAGAGGTTATGCAACCGCTCTTCTTCCGGGGACAGATCAGAGGCTATACCGATGAGATGGTTAAGTGTGCTGAGCGGCGCTTAGCGACCTGGGGCGATAACGAGCTTCTCGACGTCGAACGCGAGATGCGTAACCTCACGCTTGATGTGCTGTTCGCGACGCTCTTTGGTCGAGAATTAACTCCAGGTGAGGACGAAGGGCTCCGAGAGGCCGCCGATGGGCTCAATGGGTGGTTCGAGCCGACGTCCTGGGTACTACCGCCTTGGGTGCCGACGCCCGCACGTCGGGACTTCAAGCAGTCTCGCAAACGGCTCAAAGAAGAGGTTCGAAAGCTCCTCGCCGAGAATTCGTCTCGTCACACTCCTAGTGGCGGACCACCAGACCTCCTTTCTCAGTTGCAGATGGCTCGTGATACCGAGAAGGGTCCACAGCTGTCTACCGAGGAGATCGAGGATCAACTCGTCACGATGGTATTCGCGGGTCACGAGACTACGGCCGCAGCTCTTGGATTCATCTGGTACTTACTGGCGACCCATCCGCCGATTCGAGAGCGGTTCCATGACGAACTCAGTACAGTTCTCGACGGGGATCGGCCAGCAGCCGAGACGCTACCCAAATTAGAATTCACTGACCGAATCGTGACTGAGGCACTTCGGCTGTATCCACCGATTCACACGATTCCACGCCGGACAGACACCGAGGTGGAAATTGACGGGTTCCGCATTCCAGCGGGCGAGCAGATCCACCTCTCGGTGATCGATGCCCACCGAGACAAGCGATTTTATGATGATCCCTATGAGTTCCAGCCGGATCGATGGACGGATGGATCCGAAGAGGAACTCCACGACTTCGCGTACATTCCCTTCGGTGGGGGCCGTAGGACCTGTATTGGACGTGAGTTCGCTAGGCTAGAAGCGAAGATAATACTCGCAACAGTCGGTCAGCGATTCCAGTTTGAGTGGGATAGTTCGAACAGTCTCGAGATCGAACCACAAATGACGATGCGGACGTCGAACGGAATCCCAATGACGATCACTCAGCGCTGA